A genomic region of Bactrocera dorsalis isolate Fly_Bdor chromosome 3, ASM2337382v1, whole genome shotgun sequence contains the following coding sequences:
- the LOC105226886 gene encoding ADP-ribosylation factor-like protein 6, with product MGMFKKISTFFKNKSEKVTILVIGLNNSGKSTIINHFKSPHEQAAITVPTVGFSLEQIRSEGVLFTMVDTSGAWRYRSLWEHHFKNCHGIIYVIDSSDRMRLVVVRDELDTLLQHPDLVNRSIPILLYNNKVDCEDSLSSVKIAAALGLHNIVDKPWHITPSNAVTGEGLEDGVHWLVQQIKSMNSNNKKLKR from the exons atgggAATGTTTAAAAAGATTtcgacattttttaaaaataaatctgagAAAGTTACAATTCTTGTCATTGGCTTAAACAATAGTGGCAAATCGACAATAATAAACCACTTTAAGTCGCCACATGAGCAAGCTGCAATTACAGTTCCAACTGTGGGATTTTCATTAGAACAAATAagaa gtgaaggcgttttatttacaatggtAGATACATCTGGTGCATGGCGTTATAGAAGTCTATGGGAGcatcattttaaaaattgtcatgGTATTATATACGTTATTGACTCAAGTGATCGCATGAGATTGG TTGTGGTGCGAGACGAACTAGACACGCTTCTACAACATCCCGATCTAGTAAATAGAAGTATACCCatacttttatataataataaagtggACTGCGAAGATTCTTTGTCCAGTGTGAAAATAGCAGCTG caTTGGGCTTGCACAATATTGTGGATAAGCCTTGGCATATAACACCAAGCAATGCAGTGACAGGCGAAGGCCTAGAAGATGGTGTTCATTGGTTAGTGCAACAAATTAAATCGATGAATTCTAATAATAAAAAGCTTAAGCGTTGA
- the LOC105226887 gene encoding LOW QUALITY PROTEIN: uncharacterized protein LOC105226887 (The sequence of the model RefSeq protein was modified relative to this genomic sequence to represent the inferred CDS: inserted 1 base in 1 codon) translates to MLNLNDDCILYIITLLNQNDQLQLKRVCMRLNNLVNIYWHHKYKKWSKYDTNCQNQKAFLWMIYHLHDYIEDLNLGCLQTDDMDILRSFVFPNTHTLRADAEIVETNALDVLPKVFPNLHKINLVANINMTVIAKMNFLTELKLDYDLYXGDFSLQSIFTNLKLRKFSFGYTKDEPLELCNNFNDIHSIIQCQTLEEFSTNAELLNIIANKLPELRNLKLIGCFIHSNDRDYEPVYNKIIEIFGSRIHTLISDSFISYFPMQILLKMPNLRKWIMKDRYVSQFDENVLAKSLTNLEELLLINIKNILPIFDNGFENFEDYMDLNMYELIGACKNLRVLGIPMEWLNKELSLVELYNLLRDKGETGSRLKVQCFTYDSNADVKKLTENYEDQMLITQACYPKEELDRYSLHYFCERLFEIHF, encoded by the exons ATGCTGAATTTGAACGATGATTGTATTCTATACATTATAACATTACTGAATCAAAATGATCAATTGCAATTAAAACGTGTGTGTATGCGTCTAAATAACCTGGTAAATATTTATTGGcatcataaatacaaaaaatggagCAAATATGACACGAATTGTCAAAATCAGAAAGCATTTCTGTGGATGATATATCATTTGCATGATTACATTGAAGACTTGAATTTAGGTTGCTTGCAAACGGATGATATGGATATTTTGCGAAGCTTTGTATTTCCTAATACACATACACTAAGAGCTGATGCTGAGATTGTAGAGACAAATGCATTAGATGTACTTCCTAAAGTATTtccaaatttgcataaaataaactTAGTCGCCAATATAAATATGACTGTCATtgcaaaaatgaattttttaactgaattaaaattagacTACGATTTAT ACGGGGATTTCAGTTTACAgtctatttttacaaatttaaaactacGCAAGTTTAGTTTTGGTTACACAAAAGATGAACCCCTTGAGCTGtgtaacaattttaatgatattCATAGCATTATTCAATGTCAAACCTTAGAGGAGTTTTCCACAAATGCCGAGCTGCTAAATATTATAGCCAATAAGCTACCTGAATTAAGAAATCTTAAGTTAATTGGCTGTTTTATACATTCTAACGATCGCGATTACGAGCCTGTCTATAACAAGATCATTGAAATATTTGGTTCGAGAATACATACACTGATTAGCGATAGTTTTATAAGTTATTTTcctatgcaaattttattaaaaatgccaaatttaagaaaatggaTAATGAAGGATCGCTATGTGAGTCAATTCGATGAGAACGTTTTAGCGAAGAGCTTAACAAACTTAGAAGAATTGCTgctgataaatataaaaaatattttaccaatATTTGACAACGGTTTTGAgaattttgaagattatatggatttaaatatgtatgaacttaTTGGTGCCTGTAAAAATCTGCGAGTGCTGGGTATTCCTATGGAATGGCTAAATAAAGAGTTGAGTTTGGTAGAACTTTATAATCTCTTACGCGATAAAGGTGAAACAGGATCACGCTTAAAGGTGCAGTGTTTTACGTACGATTCAAACGCTGACGTCAAAAAg TTGACGGAAAATTATGAAGACCAAATGCTTATTACCCAGGCGTGTTATCCGAAGGAGGAACTTGACCGTTATTCTTTGCATTACTTCTGTGAGCGCTTATTTGAAATACATTTCTAA
- the LOC105226889 gene encoding uncharacterized protein LOC105226889, with the protein MVSTRQMATNCGSGSLNQNSATSDSARLNTMSTQTQRGMIAAPAMPTRQCGHHQSIQQNQQQLVKENDTTATAATNENTVTVQLLDMPVEVLSKIFAYVGYRKVGQMRVISSRMNDVCMDILNSTFSRLITQTYNRFHAIKANMPRRESARRNHPLACECDIIETCYMRLSLLQMTFGKHIERGHCCFFPGAILDEVYNILTYIRNTPRLERPYRVTDELFDLSTMAMEYFRDRIEQTLPDIAYFNKDFFKLPTTTKRPALVASVDHADSASTSPPQSNMVLRKGIRKIKQGMKIYNNQLSVLRNELRNCKRKSSEQGKQIAEQQKLLAEQQKQTLEYANRLDENDKKNEEIARKFSTLLQELNKCKTELQYWRSKSPAIPICTSCGQKLAPSLPPPEDFQALVNQGVKPEDIILNLSDTDTDIGREENTHESNSGSGALTAIIATQSSQAGAVFAFPDKDTTAKLLAFSSTVNKNQLKRQHFSASSTSANLTTASNDGHSAFNIYASGSSSSSSSNYGNNTNCCNCQLNTAAGMHSNATKSNENFKEFSNVTDADDCRMSAVAQSLPSEMTNRLNYVRGSNIIRTTATAANNSNNNLYGLQQNNPTTTISKTIGGNAISAEQTGELAATDSFGGSDSASSIKLPQSVGGRSHRSVIVSPAMLSATKGGSCNGASHVSMPLPAKGDSDIYVENSSDATPSQTVAKDGGRGGGVGVGDGEELSVEHVVSLQAITSHDTKKARRVQKATRCLNGSGKRSK; encoded by the exons ATGGTATCGACGCGTCAAATGGCCACAAATTGTGGCAGCGGCTCACTCAATCAAAATTCTGCCACTTCAGATTCCGCCCGACTCAACACAATGTCCACACAAACTCAACGTGGTATGATTGCAGCACCAGCAATGCCTACACGTCAATGTGGTCATCATCAGAGCATTcaacaaaatcaacaacagTTGGTTAAGGAGAATGACACAACCGCCACCGCTGCCACAAATGAGAATACAGTTACAGTGCAGTTACTTGATATGCCCGTCGAAGTTTTATCCAAAATATTTGCCTATGTCGGCTATCGAAAAGTTGGACAAATGAGAGTA ATTTCAAGCAGAATGAACGACGTTTGTATGGACATATTGAATTCGACATTTTCACGTCTTATTACGCAAACATATAATCGTTTTCATGCCATTAAAGCGAATATGCCGCGTCGTGAATCTGCTCGTCGCAATCATCCGTTGGCATGCGAATGTGATATAATTGAAACATGTTATATGCGTTTGTCGTTGTTGCAAATGACTTTTGGTAAACATATCGAACGTGGCCACTGTTGTTTCTTTCCAGGAGCC ATTTTAGACGaagtatacaatattttaaCTTACATAAGAAATACACCACGCCTTGAGCGTCCTTATCGGGTAACCGATGAACTTTTTGATCTCTCTACAATGGCCATGGAATACTTTAGGGATCGTATTGAACAAACGTTGCCCGATATTGCTTACTTTAATAAGGACTTTTTTAAATTGCCCACCACCACAAAAAGac CTGCTTTGGTTGCATCTGTTGATCATGCGGATAGCGCCTCAACGTCACCACCACAAAGCAATATGGTATTGCGTAAAGGTATACGTAAAATCAAGCAAGGtatgaaaatatacaataacCAGTTGTCGGTATTGCGAAATGAGCTGCGCAATTGTAAACGAAAATCATCGGAGCAGGGCAAACAAATTGCCGAACAGCAAAAATTATTGGCCGAACAGCAGAAGCAAACATTGGAGTACGCCAATCGCTTGGACGAGAATGATAAGAAAAACGAAGAGATAGCACGTAAATTCTCCACTTTGTTGCAG GAACTCAATAAGTGTAAAACCGAACTACAATATTGGCGCTCCAAAAGTCCGGCCATACCGATTTGTACTTCATGTGGTCAAAAGTTGGCACCGTCACTACCGCCGCCCgaagattttcaagcattgGTCAATCAAGGTGTTAAACCAGAGGACATTATACTCAACTTAAGTGACACCGACACTGACATTGGGCGCGAAGAAAATACGCATGAATCGAACAGTGGAAGTGGCGCATTGACAGCAATAATCGCAACACAATCGTCACAAGCTGGAGCCGTGTTTGCATTTCCGGATAAAGATACTACCGCCAAGCTATTGGCTTTTAGCAGCACGGTGAATAAGAATCAACTTAAGCGTCAACATTTTAGTGCCAGTTCAACGTCCGCAAATTTGACCACTGCAAGCAATGATGGTCATAGCGCATTCAATATTTATGccagtggcagcagcagcagcagcagcagcaattatGGCAACAACACTAATTGTTGCAACTGTCAGTTAAATACAGCTGCTGGCATGCAttcaaatgcaacaaaaagcaatgaaaattttaaagaatttagcAATGTCACCGATGCCGATGATTGCCGTATGAGCGCCGTTGCGCAGTCGCTGCCCAGCGAAATGACAAATCGTTTGAATTATGTGCGCGGTAGCAATATAATACGTACGACTGCAACTGCTgcaaataatagcaacaacaatttgtatggcttGCAACAAAATAATCCGACCACAACAATTTCTAAAACGATTGGAGGGAATGCTATAAGCGCTGAACAGACTGGTGAGCTGGCCGCAACAGACTCGTTTGGCGGCAGTGACAGCGCTAGCAGCATTAAATTGCCACAATCAGTGGGCGGACGCTCTCACAGGAGCGTTATCGTTAGTCCGGCCATGTTGTCAGCCACCAAGGGCGGCAGCTGCAATGGTGCGTCCCATGTGAGCATGCCATTGCCAGCTAAAGGAGACAGTGACATATATGTTGAAAATAGCAGCGATGCAACGCCATCACAGACTGTGGCCAAAGATGGTGGCAGGGGTGGTGGTGTAGGTGTTGGTGATGGTGAGGAGTTGTCGGTGGAGCATGTTGTTAGCTTGCAGGCCATCACCTCACACGATACAAAAAAAGCACGTAGAGTACAAAAAGCCACGAGATGTTTAAATGGTAGTGGCAAACGCAGTAAATAA